Within the Epinephelus lanceolatus isolate andai-2023 chromosome 22, ASM4190304v1, whole genome shotgun sequence genome, the region TGGGCTTTTTTTAGTCACAAAAACTGAGGAAAAGCCGTCTTGTGTTCTGTGCGCTCTTCACTATCCGATGCGTAATTTTAATTGGAGAGATTTTACGCACGGTTTATCTCCGTCATGCACAAACGCTGTGAGAGAAATTCCACTACACCTCTTTTGCCGAAGTGCAGTTTGCTTAGTATAATCCCTAAAACAACATCAAACTCGCTGATTGGTCgtgcaaaaaattaaaaaccgAAAATTAGATTACATTAGATAAGATTCTTCTAATTTCTCCCAGCTCTAAAATATGCCATGTAGCATATTCGTTGAAAATATGCAAAGCAATGGCACatattgtcattttcacagaaTCTAAAGTAATGAACAATTGAGAATAATAATGTTCTTTGCAGCAACCAACTAACTGCAGTAAACGCGTCAGTTTCAGCCCTGATCTGAACGAGCTCTGGCCCTTATTTAGTCATGAGCAGTGACCTTCACCAGCAAAATATCTGAGTTTACAGGTCGGAGCTCAGTGCTGTGGGTTTGTTATTGGCCACCTAGTTTGACTGGTTTCTTCTCACCGCTGGCATAAACAATGCCTGGGTTGTAAGCTCCCTGCAGCTCTTTCCGAGAAAGGATTTTTAAGTCAGGTGGGTGTATGAATCAGTTTTAAGTGTCACTCCTGTGATTCTGGACAGTCTAATCTCCCTGTAAGCTTGGAACAAGAGAGAGTGGACTGTTATGTGTAGACAAGAAGTCTGTGTGAGCACCACCTGTGACAGGACAGGTTGATGTTGCAGGGATGTGGGAACCTCTGTTAGCTCAGGTGTTTTGACTTCAGTGTAAAATAAATCAAGTAAGTGTGGAAACTGAAACAAAGCGAAATGCAAACACACTTTATGAGCTCTATGGAATCTGATTTATTCATGATATGTGAAAAGTAAATGAATAACTGCGTGTGATTTTTAATGAAATTCAGTTAACATGAAGTGTAACAGAGCATAACTGGCTGCTTCTGATGTTTTACCTTTTTCTGTGGCAAgggcacatgcacacacacacatgcacacacacctttcTGTTTTGGTTCATGAATGCTAAACAGCACTTATCTAAAGACTCAACACAGCAAGGTCAAGTGTTACAGACGCACCACAAACTTTGCTGAATAATCCATAGAATAATATAGAGCTGAATATAATACAATGCAAAATAAAGATCAGTGTTGCCCAAATTATAGTTTGATGTCACATCATGTTGTTGTCATCACATCACCAAAATGTCATCTTTACAGGAAACCAGGGTGGgtgtgttttgttctgtttaatCAGCAGGTCTTTAAAGGCCTCATAAGCCCTCTGAAAACCATGTTTTTGTATTATATAGTTACGTCTTCAGCTTGAGCTGCTTGGTAACTGATCTGCCAGTTAACAAAGTGGCTCTAAGAGAGACACACATTGCAGGAGGGGAAGCCCTCATCACCCCAAGGTCGTCTTGTCTGTCACCGTGGAGGCAGCTGCCTGAAGCCTGATGGGGAACTGGAGGGAAGTTAAAGTTCAGGTGTCAACAGTAAAGTAGCCTGTGAAGTCATGGACAGCGCTGAAGAAATTGTCTCTCATCGGGATCACAGTTATATATAGTAGTTGATGTATATAGCAGTTAATGTTGGAGGGAGTTGGGCTGCATTGCTGAAACTAATCCCTCTTATCCATTTAAGCTCTCCTATTATTCGCCATTATTATCTTATCTTTACACTCACTGCtctgaaaatgtgtgtttttacatgtgtttctctgtgtttgtgttccagACGGTGACTGGAACCTTTGTTCTCTCAGTCTTCACTGCTGTCCTCGGATCTCTGGAGTTTGGATACAACATCGGCGTCATCAATGCACCTCAGAAGGTAAAAATGAAGGATGATGAGCAAAACTAGCCAATAAAACTCCATGAAAAGAGGTGTGGTAAAAGAAATGCTGATGCAAGATGTGGGAGGTAAACACAGTGACATTAACCCAAGCCACGGCTAAGCTGCTGCTTGTATTATCCTGCTTTTACACCGTGCTGTGTTTGACGCCACAACATCTTCCTCACACGGTGCTGATGGTGTTTAGAAAACATACTTGCAGGAGGCACATGATGCAAAGCAGATAGATGCAAGAGAGTCAGGTGAGTACTTCTTTATATAAAAAGAGAGGAGGCAGGAGAGCGAAGAGACAGTTTGTTGGGCATCTCCGTGGTGTttatggaaacacagcaatgccaACGCGTGTCTCCGGTGTGACGGGGAAGAGAGGGTATTTCTGTCTGCTTTCTGAGGAAAGGGCACCGTTGTGTGATTCATTTACTGTCACATTCAGACGCCAAATGGTGATACAGTACTCATGACGCCTTCAAATAAAAActctgtatgtatatatagatGGAGGCACATGACTTTTGAAAACCGGACTTGCTCTGTCCATATGTCACTGCTCATATTGCAGCCACATCTGGTGTTCCAGTATGAAGGCACGCTTGGGTACTGAATGTGAGAAATGCATTATTTACGACTGTCCATAGTGTGTGTACTGTCAGGCCTGGTTATACAAGTCAATAAACACCTCCATTTAATCCATAAAATAACATGTCACATAACACTGAACAATATACTGTTGTTTGACATCAGTAATACACTCACAGACAGTCACAGAGATGAATGGACACAGTGGAACTGAAGCCAAATCAGGAGACTTGTACTTGGCTGCTGGTACTCAGGCACCTGATGATGAATGCAGGTCATCTTGACCCTCAACTGCAAACACCACGCAGCTGACGTAGTTTCACAGAGGCACTAAAACCAGAATAGAAGCTGAGCTgctgtgtctttatgtgtgcACATTGTGTGACAGGTTGTTGGCGGTTACAATAGAGCCATTTTGGAAAGAGGCTTCTGAGTGTTGGTTTTCAGTATACAGAATAAATTTCTCCTGTTcggtaaccacttatcctgttgggggtcgcggggaggacgctggagcctatcccagctgacactgggcgagaggcagggtttaccctggacaggtcaccagactgtcacagggctgacacatagagacagacaatcacgctcacattcacatctatggacaatttagagtcaccagttaacctgcatgtctttggactgtgggaggaagccggagtaccatggggagaatatgcaaactcaaacacagaagggctcccccaccccagggtttgaaccaggaacctgcttgctgtgaggcgacactGCTAAAGCTTATCCTCTATTGTTTAATTTCTGCACCGTGCAtcctccattttgttttaactttgcTGTGTTGATGACCCctttacatttatattaatctgtatttttcaacctggaccctatatgtccatgcttttgtgtcaaagtgactCATGGggacaaaactttttttatattggtccagtattgagagagagagctgcagccAGTAGCAGGAAAACAGGCAGCAATGTAACCAGTTGGAGCATGTTTGCACTGTCAATTGCATCCACTAAATCTGCTTGTTTTGcaactgacaggctcagattattattctcaCTGTCTGACAACGTTATGGAAAGGATCTCaggagtaagatcctttttgtttaaccagaaccaGCCCCAAAGTCGCCATCGCAAACTCCACCAGActtaatttaaataaacagttattttgtgtgcatacagccagaatattttcCACATCTAACTGAGTgaattatgtgtttgttttaaccaaaccagagttggtgattgttggaacagtggacatATAAACCAAGCCTGcttttgtgagatttttttgttCCTGCCGACTTTAAATGAGGTGTGTttaacaatgataaaattactgtttttttaaatggagtctggccgTTAGCGGAGCGCAattttgtggctgtttctggtggaaacaaaaatgattttactctctaacaaaaaggtctgtctctaaAGAAAACCTTGAtgatgctgtcagacacttctaatattaataatctgagcctgtcagtggcaaatgTCTAAcccttttagtggacgtaaagtCACAGTGCAAATATGCCCAGGGTGGTTACATTGCTGTCTCTCACTCAACACTGGACcagtttaaacatttttgttcccattagtcacataGACATAGACATAATTTAGTCCAGCTCAGGAGCCAATAGTAAAATCCTGCCACCGGTCAATTACTAAGTGTGGATGGGGCTGGgtatcattttaaaatcaataataGCAGTGGTCCATACAATACCTGatacaaataatattttttcagtatACTTATTTGAGAATTATGAGCATGTTTTTATGAAATCCAAGCTAAAAATTTGACATATTTAAAGACTGTGCTACTGACACATTTTGGTTGGTGACAAAAGGTATTTAGACTTGATATCCAGGTTGGTGTAAATCAAATGTGTTAAATGCAAGACTCTAATTCTCTAAAGAGGCTACCATTCTTAACTGTGACAAACACAAACTTAACACCCAACCTTATTTCTCATGTATCTTCCTCTGTTCCTGTTTCACTCCCTCTGTGCAGATCATTGAAGAGGACTATAATGCTACATGGGTGCACCGGCATGGCGAGCCCATCCCCTCAGGGACCCTCACCACCCTCTGGTCGCTGTCAGTGGCCATCTTCTCCATTGGTGGCATGCTGTCGTCCTTCTGCGTGGGCTTCGTCTCCGAGTGGCTGGGCAGgtagggaaacacacaggaggcCATGCCTTATTTATGAACTGAAGTGGGAGTTCATATGTTGCCTGTGTCTTAAAACATGTGTAAACATCTTATATGCTTCAGGCTACAACTGATTTACTTACTGTTAAGTTTTAACTGAATTATAAAACTCGTACTTAATCCATGCTGCTGTCCGCTTGGACAATCAGGTAAATTGTAAAGTCAGTGGCCAACTCTGTGAGTCATGACACATCCGTGTCTCCTTTCCACCTCTGCATGGATCCAACATGGATCCCGCAGCCACTCTCTCGTCACGGAGGGCAAACTCTGCCCAGGATGTTCCTCATCGACCCAGTTTCCCTCTGTAACCTGAACTGGGATGCAAACTGGACTGCAGCCTGCAGCTTCCACTGACTGAAAGGGGATCTTAACGGAGCTAGCAGCACTGGGTCAGGAGGGATAAGTGGAGGAATGGGGGGACAGGAGGGGTGGTAGTGTTCAGCTTGGGTGCACTCAGGACAAGGTCCTCCTAAAAATAGCAGCGGACACTGAAGTGGCTGGGTGAAGACAGTGGGAGCTGCTGGTGACCTCTGAGGTCAAAGTTATTTGGATGTAAGAATTAGTTTCTGACAGAGGATGTCATTGTTTGATGGGTGGGAAGCAGAATAACGTATCTGCAGAAGGCTGCTcgaatgcacacacactgagattAGACCTTACAGTGAAGTAGGAGATCAATAAGGAGGAAATAAAATTTTGAGCAAGGggaatttaacttttttttttttttttttggaaaaaagacATAAATCCAAATTGTTATTCAAAGCTGAGCATCTTAACATGCCTTTAAAATAGCTTGATAAGTGGGAAACACAACCTTTTGGCATGACTTTTAATGATCATGCTTGGaaaataactttaaataaaatgtaataatgcCAAAACACAATGGTTGTGGTTGGTAACTGTGTcatatttaagtttatttaaggTTATTTAAGAACAACTCCCAATTTCAGTGTTAAGTGACTAACTGAAGCCTTCGTTGTTTTTGTATGACACTGCCCTCTGGAGGCTCAAAGGCGTCTCCTACTTCAGCTATAGCAATATACTATCTGTAAATCAAACTGCAACACAGACTATAACCAAATCTACTGTATAATGTTCACTAGTCAAATATTAAACcgtgtgttttcagtgttctATATGTCAATTTTTGGACAGACATATTGACCCACTGTGCTGTAGGTGATTTTATGATTGCGTTTTCAAATTAAGACTTTtgttacaaatgtggcacctcTCCCGAGCTCAAATTTAGACTGTATTAAATGAGTTTCGAAGTGACAACATGTGACATTTGAgaatttgtctgtgtgttttttctccagGAGGAAAGCCATGCTCATAAACAACATGTTGGCCTTCATCGGTGGAAGCCTGATGGGGTTGTCTAAGCTCTGCCGCTCCTTCGAAATGCTGATCCTCGGGCGCTTTGTCATTGGTGCCTACTGCGGTGAGCGGTCCACTGAACCgttcttttttttactgatgtatttattttagagCAGAGGTAGGCATGCAGCTCTTTAGCTCCTCTCcaatggctccctgtggctttgaccaaAAATTAGACTACATGGCAACTACTGaagattttaattttaattttaatttattattgttgtaggcCTTAAGTGATTATTACATTATCCAACTGTCAAAATGTGTAAcctataaaaaaaatgtttcaacattTCGTCTACTAAAATTTAGCCGAACTTCAAGAGCGGTGTTATTTATCTAGGACCATAAAGAAAGGCGTCCATGTTGTCTTAAATCTGACTTTCTGGAGTCTTGCAGCTATCTTCACACTTGACACAAAGTTTCTGTCTCTCATCCAACTTTTCCTCTCTGCAGGGTTGGCGTCAGGCTTGACACCGATGTATATAGGTGAAATAGCTCCTACAAGTCTGAGAGGAGCACTGGGCACGCTGCACCAACTGGCTATAGTCACTGGTATTCTCATAGCACAGGTAAGACAGCACACTGTGATGGTGTTAGGTGTAAACCTCTATGGACTGCAGCTGCAGTGTCCCATTATATCAACAAGTGTTTCTCTTAGTTTAGtgttttatattaatattttcagtAAATGTTTTTGTATTATCTTATGCCCTCACACTTGAGTCCTCTCCCCGTGTAGATCCTCGGTCTGGAGTCGTTGCTGGGTGTTCAGGAGTTGTGGCCGGTCCTGCTGGGTTTAGCCATTGTGCCGGCTGTATTTCAGATGGCACTTCTGCCTTTCTGCCCCGAGAGTCCCCGCTTCCTCTACATCGTCCGCTGCCAGGAGCACCAAGCCAAGAGAGGTGAGCGGGGCCGCAGTGTTCCAGACTGACTTTAGGACGTCTTGAACTTGTTTTGAAAGTTGAAATTTCTGAGAGAAGGCTGAGGTGCTCAGGTGTATTAAAGGGTAACCCTGGTATTTTTTAaactggaccctattttcccatgttatgatgtctaagtgactaacaggaacaacaatttttgaaattggtccagtagcATTCTCGCTCAATACCGGCtgacaggctgcaatgtaatgtgAAGGGGCAATTGTGCTCTGTCAATTTACGCCccctaaaagtgcttgtttttgccactgacaggctcagattattattcaaaGTGTCTGACAAGTTATGGAAAACATCCCCACAGAGATGGACATTTGTATTTAAGAGTGAGATCCTTTTTGTTAAACCAGATTCAGCCCCAAAATTGCTGTTgccaaatccaccagactccatttaaataaacagcaattttatcatcgtaaaacacacttcattcaaagtctagacaaacaaataaaaactcacaaaagccacCTTGCTTCGTTCtcccactgttccaacaattgCCAAccctggtttggttgaaataaacccttaattcactcaGTTGGGTTTAAAAATATACTGGCTCTGTGcatgctaaaatgactgtttttttaaatggagtctggtgggtttggcaatagcGACTTCAGGGCTGATTCTGGTTGTTGGGTTCTAAAAACTGAGAGGACATTTAACTGACCTgaagatgacaaaaaaattattttggggtgaactacTCCCTTAGTCTTAACATTGGGGTCATGAATGACCTGCAAAATGATTGTTTACAGGTTCACTCTGCTATCTAATCACTTACAGTAGAGTAAAGTACTGTGTTATTTGCACTACAGTACTCTTGGGTCACCTTATGTAACATTTACGGGGCTGACTGCACTGGAACAAGGGTCTCTAGGCCTTGAAATCAAACAGGTTTTCATAAGAATATTCTGATGTACCATGCACACCTTGGTTCTCACTCCTTGCATTCCTCCTTTGTGCAGGCCTGAGGAGGTTGACGGGAAGGCAAGAAGTGGGCAACTTGCTGGCGGagatgaaggaggagaagagaaagaTGGACATGGAGAGGAAGGTGTCCATCCCGGAGCTCTTTCGCTCTTCGCTCTACCGCCAGCCCATCATCATTTCCAtcctgctgcagctctcccAGCAGCTGTCTGGGATCAACGCTGTAAGTCAGGGGGAaaaatcacatttacatttttgtatcaTTGCATAAAGTCCCAGAAAGGATCAGTTCAGTATAATATTGACACAACCTTAATCTGTTTACCCCTCTGGTCAGATTTTCTACTACTCCACCAGTATCTTCATGAAGGCAGGAGTCCAGAGTCCAGTCTACGCAACCATAGGAGCAGGCGTGGTGAACTGTGCCTTCACTGTGGTCTCAGTCAGTAACATACCTTCATCTTGCTGTGTGATGTCTCTCCACCTTCCTTacagaatttaattttaaatgttcAATCTTTTGTGTATGTAATATGATACAGATTGTAGTGCTGCTATGGAACAAAGTGTGTTTCTATTACTGTTTAACACTGTTATCAAAGAGCAAATAAGATAACAGGGCATGTTTTTTCTTGTACGTGCCACTCAAACATTCCTGCATCAAAATAGGTCACATTTGGTTTAGCAGGTCAAGATGTTTCAATGTCATTAAATGGGTCAGGAAGTGTAGTTTTTCATGTTGGTCGGTCCACCATTTTGGTCCATTCTATGTTAAAACATCTTCACAAGTTTTGGATGTATTGCATTCATGTCCTCCTAAAGTTGAACTGTGGCAACTTTGGTGACCCACCTGACATTTCATGCTTCCATGCTTTCAagcttttaatttaaatttaagagCTGTTTGGTGTTGctcattagcaaatgttagcatgctaatatagTAAACATTAAACATGCTAAATTGCAaaatgtgagcatgttagcattgtcaggGAGTATATCTATGTTCACAGGATCCCTTGTTCACCAGCTCAGTATCagatagagtgctgcagggatgacgttCATTTGCAGGCCAATGTGGGTATTAGCATCGCCCTGGTTACCTCGACAAAAGGCCCAAAAGgcgatttttccattggattttggatttttgcagaaaataagctctgtggcaaacagatgtttatgatacttagacattttgttcagcaagatcatcttcacaaacaaacacaactttCATAATCTTTGAGGcataaatgcaattgccagacGTAATGTTATGCTATACACAAACTACACCTTGGTAGCATGTCTCCCCCAGGAGCATGTAAAGCCGTGTTCAGTGTGATGTTAtgtagtctcatttagtcacttgttagcaactgtctttttttagacacacaaaagcttcaaaatttacAAGTGGGGTATCTATCGACATAGTTTATGTATagtttatgtcgtagaacaaaacataaaagtctCGTCAGCTTGTGTAACCGAAGAGACCTTTATTTCAGGTATCTAACCAATGGCCCACTCAAAAaaaccactgactttgagacgagggaaccgggagtgctaaaatgctaactcatttccaggttaaGGACTTATTCCTGTAGTATTCTAATCAAGAACAGGGTAGGGATGACCGACGAGTGAAAACTAGCTAGCTTATCTGAGAGAGTAGGCTATCTACAGTATGTTGCCTGGGTCCAATGTTCCCCAGCTCAATATCCTCTTAATGTGACACATTAACGACACCTTTCAAGGTTTTTAAGTTCTCAGCAGTGTTTTTCCCCAGGTCAAATGTTAAATCTATGTTTCCCTGGGTCAATATGTTGACATGACTCACCTACAGCTTATAGCCTACTGATGTTATACTCTTTGAGACATACGCCCTCAAATTTgcaggcaaaacagttctcttGATTTAAGACGCTGTTATCTCCACAATGGCCGAGCAAGTTTTCACAAGTCAAACTGCATTTGAAACGTCCATCTCCCTTCGATCTATTTGCAGTTTGAACTGTGAAGCTAGCCCTCACCAATCTCTTACAATGTTAGTTTATATCAGGAGACATTGAAAACTGGGAACATACGGATGACCCCATGCTAGTatcagcatttagctcaaagcaccactgtcaAAGCTGACACAGCTGCTACCAGGACTGTGGAAACTTACTCTTGTTTTGACAATGACTCATATTTTTGACAGTACAAACTAGGTGAATGGCTAACTTTAGCAACCAAAGTAGAATGTGTAAATTTTACCTCTGAACTCCTACTGAGGACAGCAACTTCTCTGATACCCTGTTTTCTTCTTAACAGCTCTTCCTGATAGAGAGGATGGGTCGACGGACACTCCACATGCTGGGACTTGGTGGGATGTGCATCTGTGCAGTCATCATGACCATGGCTCTTGCTTTGTTGGTCAGTCTCTTCAAGATGCAAGCATTTTGTGCTGTTATGTGTATTGCCTCTACAAACCTCTGAACCCTTTTTCCTCACACCTGACAGGACAGTGTTCCATGGATGAGCTACATCAGCATGCTGTCCATCTTTGGCTTCGTGGCCTTCTTTGAGATTGGTCCAGGTCCCATCCCCTGGTTCTTTGTAGCCGAGCTGTTCTCTCAGGGTCCAAGGCCAGCTGCCATGGCTGTGGCTGGCTTCTCCAACTGGACCGCTAACTTCATCATCGGCATGTGCTTCCAATATGTTGCTGTGAGTACTTCTTACCTTTAATAGATATTGTGGATGTCCTACGCAAAAGTCCATGGTCTACTTCTTCTTGTATCTTTTAACCTGGATCTATTCGCATCATTCCAGGACCTGAGTGGGCCATACGTCTTCCTGATCTTCGCAGCACTCCTCCTATTCTTCCTCGTCTTCACATTCTTCCGGGTGCCAGAGACCCGGGGCAAAACCTTCGATCAGATCTCAGCAAATTTCCATCAGCACTCTGCAGGAGGAATGATGGGCATGGACATGGACTTGGATTTGGACAAGCCCAGCACTGAGCTGGACTACTTGGGGGATGAAAGCGTCAACTGAAGATACCCTGCCAGAAGAGAGATGGGACTGAGTACAGCTTGGGATGAACTGTGTATATGGGCCTGACTCCAAACTTAGATTTTCTGACATGTATATTGAGGTCAATTGTGTTCAAATAGATTGTGGTGCCAAAGCAGTGTTAAAGGTGTGTGACAATTTGGGTGTTAAGGAATTGTCCCTTGCTGGTACCACTGCAATTTGAGGTTACAAATTAAGCCTCCACAAAGGCTAAAATCTATTGGTACTACTGTAGTTTAAAGGAATAAGATGCACATCAGAACAATGTCTGGACTGTTGAGGCATTGACTGCCCATGTGGTAGGATTTTATTCCATGGTGATGCACTGTGGTAATACTGACAAACAGAGGTGGAGAGACTTTGGAATTCCTGCACTTTATCTACAAAGACATCC harbors:
- the LOC117246042 gene encoding solute carrier family 2, facilitated glucose transporter member 4-like, with the protein product MPAGFQQLGGETVTGTFVLSVFTAVLGSLEFGYNIGVINAPQKIIEEDYNATWVHRHGEPIPSGTLTTLWSLSVAIFSIGGMLSSFCVGFVSEWLGRRKAMLINNMLAFIGGSLMGLSKLCRSFEMLILGRFVIGAYCGLASGLTPMYIGEIAPTSLRGALGTLHQLAIVTGILIAQILGLESLLGVQELWPVLLGLAIVPAVFQMALLPFCPESPRFLYIVRCQEHQAKRGLRRLTGRQEVGNLLAEMKEEKRKMDMERKVSIPELFRSSLYRQPIIISILLQLSQQLSGINAIFYYSTSIFMKAGVQSPVYATIGAGVVNCAFTVVSLFLIERMGRRTLHMLGLGGMCICAVIMTMALALLDSVPWMSYISMLSIFGFVAFFEIGPGPIPWFFVAELFSQGPRPAAMAVAGFSNWTANFIIGMCFQYVADLSGPYVFLIFAALLLFFLVFTFFRVPETRGKTFDQISANFHQHSAGGMMGMDMDLDLDKPSTELDYLGDESVN